The proteins below are encoded in one region of Dasypus novemcinctus isolate mDasNov1 chromosome 13, mDasNov1.1.hap2, whole genome shotgun sequence:
- the SLAMF7 gene encoding SLAM family member 7: MVGFPACFIRISLLCQLTGTAASGALKKLVGDVGGSVIFPLNIQEQQVDSIVWTFNTTLVTIQPGGANKLDNVIVTQRSNKDRVNFPSITPKNYSLILSNLRKNDSGAYRVEIHSSQLEMFTQRYELRVYEHLSKPKITMGLQNKENGTCVTNLTCSMEQGGEDVTYSWKSLGTTANESHSGSTLPISWALGESNTIFICVVKNPISSNQSNPVSAEKFCEGAAGDKDAPMVFLWLLMVLFLFIFLALGLLFSTQRQQRKVPEIIEEKGTDIYQEITNFCPHSGENTEDDTVSDPYKKKLEDPVNTVYSTVQLHIQVQKPPSLSTTSDTPALFPCENFVYSNALSSHLTTEKKHKRDFTHFIRNIKEK; encoded by the exons GGACAGCAGCCTCTGGAGCCCTGAAGAAGCTGGTTGGTGATGTTGGTGGGTCCGTGATATTCCCTCTGAATATCCAGGAACAGCAGGTTGACAGCATTGTCTGGACCTTCAACACAACTCTGGTCACCATACAGCCAGGAGGGGCAAACAAGTTGGACAATGTCATAGTGACCCAAAGAAGTAACAAGGACAGGGTGAACTTCCCAAGCATTACTCCCAAGAATTATTCCCTAATTCTCAGTAATCTGAGGAAGAATGACTCGGGTGCCTACCGTGTGGAGATACACAGCTCACAACTGGAAATGTTCACCCAGAGATATGAGCTGCGTGTCTATG AGCACCTATCAAAACCCAAAATCACCATGGGTCTGCAGAACAAGGAGAATGGTACCTGTGTGACAAATCTGACATGCTCCATGGAACAGGGAGGAGAGGATGTGACTTACAGCTGGAAGTCCCTAGGGACCACAGCCAATGAGTCCCACAGTGGCTCTACCCTCCCCATCTCCTgggctctgggagaaagcaacaCCATCTTCATCTGCGTGGTCAAGAACCCCATCAGCAGCAACCAGTCCAACCCTGTCTCTGCCGAGAAGTTCTGTGAAG GTGCTGCTGGTGACAAAGATGCCCCCATGGTATTCCTGTGGCTCCTGATGGTGCTCTTCCTGTTCATTTTCCTTGCACTGGGGCTACTTTTTAGTACACAGAGACAACAAAGAAAAG TTCCAGAGATCATTGAAGAGAAAGGAACGGACATTTATCAGGAAATTACTAACTTCTGTCCCCATTCTGGAGAGaacacagaagatgacacagtcTCTGACCCTTAT aaaaagaaactggaagatCCAGTAAATACAGTCTATTCTACTGTACAATTACACATACAG GTGCAGAAACCTCCCTCGCTATCCACAACTTCTGACACACCAGCGCTATTTCCATGTGAGAATTTTGTCTACAGCAATGCACTCTCCTCACacctcaccacagaaaaaaaacataaaagagacTTCACTCACTTCATCAGAAACATCAAGGAAAAATGA